ATCTACAGGGATTTTCACGAGGCGGACGTGCACCTGTTCTTACACTATGGGGACCTCACGGACTCCGAGCAGGTGTCGAATATCATCTACAACATCGAGCCCGATGAGGTCTACAACCTCGGGGCTCAGAGCCATGTCAGGGTCAGCTTCGACGCGCCGACATACACTGGCAACGTGACGGCCCTCGGGACGACCAGGTTGCTCGAGGTCATCCGCAGGAGCAAGCTACCCATCAGGTTCTACCAGGCCTCCAGCTCGGAGATGTTCGGGTCGGCGAAGGCCCCTCAGAGCGAGAGCACGCCCTTCCAGCCCAGGAGCCCGTACGCGTGCTCTAAGGTCTACTCGTACTGGATGGTCAACAACTACCGGGAAGGCTATGACATCCACGCGAGCAACGGAATATTGTTCAACCACGAGAGCCCCAGGCGGGGGCCGACGTTCGTGACGAAGAAGGTGACACGTGCGGTCGTCTCGATAGCCGCGAAGAAGCAGGACGTAGTGTACCTTGGCAACCTCGATGCCCATAGGGACTGGGGGTACGCCCCTGAGTACGTGGAGGCGATGTGGAAGATGCTCCAGCTGGACAAGCCGGACGACTTCGTCCTTGGGACGGGCGAGACGCACTCTGTCGGTGAGTTCGTGGAGGCGGCGTTCTCGTACGCGGGCCTGAACCCGAAGAAGCATGTCAAGATCGACAAGCGCTACTTCAGGCCAACGGAGGTGGACTACCTGGTCGCGGACGCGTCCAAGGCCAGGAAGAAGCTCGGACTCGATCTCAAAGTCAAGTTCGGTGACCTAGTCAAGATCATGGTCGACGCCGACATGCGCGCGCTCGGCGTTGAAGCGGTCGGCGAGGGCGATAAGATCCTGAAGCGGAAGTTCCCGAAGAGATGGTGGGGGGCAGACTAGAGGATGGGCTTCTGGGACGGCAAGAGGGTCTTGGTCACTGGCGGAGCGGGATTCCTGGGGTCGTTCGTGGTCGAGCGGCTCATCTCCAAGGGAGTGCGCAACAGTGACTTGAGAATCCCCAGGATCGAGGATATCGATCTCAGAAAATGGGAATCCTGCGTCAAGGTCGTGAAGGACATCGATATCGTCCTGCACATTGCTGGCAGGGGCGGCGGGATCGGGGCCAACAGGGCCGCACCGGGCGAGATGTTCTACGACAATGCGACCATGGGGATACACCTCATGGAGGCAGCGCGACAAGCGGGCGTGGAAAAGTTTGTTATGACGGGGACGATCTGCTCCTACCCGAAGTTCACGCCGGTGCCGTTCAAGGAAGGGGAGCTGTGGAACGGTTATCCCGAGGAGACGAATGCCGCCTACGGACTCTCGAAGAAGATGCTCCTGGTCCAGGGGCAGGCGTACAGACAGCAGTACGGGTTCAACTCGATCCACCTTCTGCTCGTGAACCTCTACGGACCCAGAGATGACTTCAATCCCAAAACATCTCATGTGATCCCCGCGCTCATCAAGAAGTTCGCTGACGCCAAGGCGGAGAGCAGAGACAAAGTCGAGGTCTGGGGCA
Above is a genomic segment from Candidatus Thermoplasmatota archaeon containing:
- a CDS encoding NAD-dependent epimerase/dehydratase family protein encodes the protein MGFWDGKRVLVTGGAGFLGSFVVERLISKGVRNSDLRIPRIEDIDLRKWESCVKVVKDIDIVLHIAGRGGGIGANRAAPGEMFYDNATMGIHLMEAARQAGVEKFVMTGTICSYPKFTPVPFKEGELWNGYPEETNAAYGLSKKMLLVQGQAYRQQYGFNSIHLLLVNLYGPRDDFNPKTSHVIPALIKKFADAKAESRDKVEVWGTGNASREFLYVEDAAEGMCLAAEKYGGPEPANLGAGFEIKVKDLVELIARLMDFRGEIVWDRTKPDGQPRRMLDVSRAEKLFGFRARTRFEDGLRKTIDWYLANRK
- the gmd gene encoding GDP-mannose 4,6-dehydratase yields the protein MKKALITGITGQDGSYLAELLLSKGYEVHGLIRRASTFNTSRLDHIYRDFHEADVHLFLHYGDLTDSEQVSNIIYNIEPDEVYNLGAQSHVRVSFDAPTYTGNVTALGTTRLLEVIRRSKLPIRFYQASSSEMFGSAKAPQSESTPFQPRSPYACSKVYSYWMVNNYREGYDIHASNGILFNHESPRRGPTFVTKKVTRAVVSIAAKKQDVVYLGNLDAHRDWGYAPEYVEAMWKMLQLDKPDDFVLGTGETHSVGEFVEAAFSYAGLNPKKHVKIDKRYFRPTEVDYLVADASKARKKLGLDLKVKFGDLVKIMVDADMRALGVEAVGEGDKILKRKFPKRWWGAD